Proteins co-encoded in one Cucurbita pepo subsp. pepo cultivar mu-cu-16 chromosome LG15, ASM280686v2, whole genome shotgun sequence genomic window:
- the LOC111811592 gene encoding uncharacterized protein LOC111811592 isoform X1, with translation MNMTAGQPDDSGRVRWDSLKDRVKKLWESSPEPVKRFPWNEALDNFIQLIADLGLTVIKYVCVPLLVVTSLSETSYCAHQKKLLIVPFPLIIGFSVAKVMGQTALSLSPILKNSMVFVSLVSKTSKDIDAAEAQQEGVENIGPGITLLLAIDSMLFRN, from the exons ATGAATATGACTGCAGGACAACCAGACGATTCAGGAAGGGTAAGATGGGATAGTTTGAAGGACAGGGTAAAAAAGCTTTGGGAAAGCTCACCAGAGCCAGTGAAACGCTTCCCTTGGAATGAGGCATTGGATAATTTCATCCAGCTTATAGCTGATCTCGGTTTGACGGTTATCAAATACGTGTGTGTACCGTTACTCGTCGTTACCTCCCTCAGCGAGACGTCCTACTGTGCGCATCAAAAGAAGCTTCTTATCGTCCCGTTTCCGCTTATAATCGGCTTCTCCGTTGCTAAGGTCATGGGACAGACAGCTTTGAGTCTATCTCCAATTCTTAAG AACTCTATGGTCTTCGTTTCTCTGGTTTCGAAGACCTCGAAAGACATCGATGCTGCTGAAGCACAACAAGAAGGCGTAGAGAACATTGGACCAGGTATTACTTTACTACTAGCAATCGACTCGATGCTTTTTAGaaactaa
- the LOC111811592 gene encoding uncharacterized protein LOC111811592 isoform X2: MNMTAGQPDDSGRVRWDSLKDRVKKLWESSPEPVKRFPWNEALDNFIQLIADLGLTVIKYVCVPLLVVTSLSETSYCAHQKKLLIVPFPLIIGFSVAKVMGQTALSLSPILKNSMVFVSLVSKTSKDIDAAEAQQEGVENIGPDYVADFTKMK; this comes from the exons ATGAATATGACTGCAGGACAACCAGACGATTCAGGAAGGGTAAGATGGGATAGTTTGAAGGACAGGGTAAAAAAGCTTTGGGAAAGCTCACCAGAGCCAGTGAAACGCTTCCCTTGGAATGAGGCATTGGATAATTTCATCCAGCTTATAGCTGATCTCGGTTTGACGGTTATCAAATACGTGTGTGTACCGTTACTCGTCGTTACCTCCCTCAGCGAGACGTCCTACTGTGCGCATCAAAAGAAGCTTCTTATCGTCCCGTTTCCGCTTATAATCGGCTTCTCCGTTGCTAAGGTCATGGGACAGACAGCTTTGAGTCTATCTCCAATTCTTAAG AACTCTATGGTCTTCGTTTCTCTGGTTTCGAAGACCTCGAAAGACATCGATGCTGCTGAAGCACAACAAGAAGGCGTAGAGAACATTGGACCAG ATTACGTTGCAGACTTCACCAAAATGAAGTGA